In the genome of Bradysia coprophila strain Holo2 unplaced genomic scaffold, BU_Bcop_v1 contig_232, whole genome shotgun sequence, one region contains:
- the LOC119076386 gene encoding uncharacterized protein LOC119076386 produces MSTKLWKERPPGREQIELEKMFKNQEIDPRRDSPDSVKRRNDLFKDFSAPVFANHFRKTKAKLGLSATVVNYDEGPSSIPEMGGFDVRERSRTPPEIITSESKQKEQINNIRHNSAPCWTWTYTDHDKKKDFVCVAVPAVSGKKAKFSISEDGLQITIKYEWPEVMFKANELFSKSNADGRKLLMNHPKVHSFVSYLNECGVTEKSSLQGDSIIDLPKKIQRENDSWTMEKVLVSDTKMILLEFSAFQKSLMINDADTSLDF; encoded by the exons ATGTCTACAAAATTGTGGAAAGAAAGACCACCGGGCCGTGAACAAATCGAGCTAGAAAAGATGTTCAAGAACCAGGAAATCGATCCTCGTCGTGACTCGCCAGATAGCGTTAAGCGAAGGAATGATCTATTCAAGGATTTCAGTGCACCGGTCTTTGCCAATCACTTTCgcaaaacaaaagcaaaattgGGATTAAGTG CCACTGTGGTGAATTACGACGAAGGACCATCATCTATTCCTGAGATGGGGGGATTCGACGTAAGAGAGAGGTCGCGTACACCACCAGAAATTATTACGTCTGAATCCAAACAGAAGGAGCAAATTAACAATATCAGACATAACAGTGCGCCATGCTGGACATGGACATATACTGACCACGACAAGAAAAAGGATTTTGTATGTGTTGCGGTTCCAGCAGTGTCTGGAAAAAAAgccaaattttctatttcggAAGATGGATTGCAAATCACCATTAAATACGAGTGGCCAGAAGTTATGTTCAAGGCAAATGAGCTATTTAGCAAGTCAAATGCTGACGGACGGAAACTTTTGATGAATCATCCGAAGGTTCACTCCTTTGTATCGTATTTAAATGAATGTGGAGTCACCGAAAAATCTTCATTGCAAGGGGACAGCATCATAGACTTGCCGAAAAAAATACAACGGGAAAATGATTCTTGGACGATGGAGAAAGTGTTAGTTTCGGACACTAAAATGATTCTTTTGGAATTTTCAGCATTCCAAAAATCGTTAATGATAAATGATGCAGACACATCActtgatttttaa
- the LOC119076385 gene encoding uncharacterized protein LOC119076385, translating to MNEQAFLTLGNVYTESKSTSSKYVALRRFKAFFGVTPRICSLTWDKIKQSVPSGGAPKHLLWSLCFLKQYSVEHNRRSIFHADEKTICKWTWIFVELLSELDVIDWEDRFEGAANGQTCFVTIDGVDFKINEPTPFSAGWYSHKFRAAGLRYEISLNIRTGFIVWVFGGYPCGLYPDLKLAREAFVPSLKNGERAMADKGYKDAKRFILPNITNTKEHALYMSRHETVNRRIKQFQILKQVYRHSIQKHPMIVHAVANLTQLMLKNGHPLFCVI from the exons ATGAATGAACAAGCCTTTTTGACGTTGGGGAACGTTTATACCGAATCTAAGTCGACATCAAGTAAATATGTTGCACTGAGACGCTTCAAAGCGTTCTTCGGCGTTACTCCCCGAATTTGCAGTCTGACATGGgacaaaattaaacaaagtGTACCGAGTGGAGGTGCTCCGAAACATCTCCTGTGGAGCTTATGTTTCTTAAAACAATATTCAGTGGAACATAATCGGCGATCAATATTTCACGCCGACGAAAAAACTATCTGTAAATGGACGTGGATATTCGTTGAGTTACTCTCAGAGTTAGACGTG ATTGATTGGGAAGACCGTTTCGAAGGCGCCGCGAACGGACAGACATGCTTTGTTACGATCGACGGAGTTGACTTCAAAATTAATGAACCAACGCCATTCAGTGCTGGATGGTACAGTCATAAATTCAGAGCTGCTGGTCTGCGGTATGAAATATCTCTGAATATTCGAACTGGATTCATAGTTTGGGTATTCGGTGGCTACCCTTGTGGTTTGTATCCCGATTTGAAACTTGCACGTGAAGCTTTTGTACcatctttaaaaaatggtgaaCGTGCCATGGCTGACAAAGGGTACAAAGATGCAAAACGTTTCATTTTACCCAACATTACAAATACAAAAGAACATGCGTTGTACATGTCACGTCATGAAACCGTTAACCGACGCATAAAGCAGTTTCAAATACTCAAGCAAGTTTATCGTCATTCTATACAAAAACATCCAATGATTGTGCATGCAGTTGCAAATTTGACGCAATTGATGCTAAAAAATGGGCATCCTTTATTTTGCGTCATTTGA